A stretch of Lathyrus oleraceus cultivar Zhongwan6 chromosome 6, CAAS_Psat_ZW6_1.0, whole genome shotgun sequence DNA encodes these proteins:
- the LOC127095299 gene encoding uncharacterized protein LOC127095299 — MEILQQEGHGIEAIITSPTGYHIPFTARLCFTCTNNMSEYESCILGLDDAIDLRIKILEVYRDSALVINKIKGEYGTHNAKLIRYRYHVRKMITYFDEITFHYIPQEENQLADALATLSSRFKVKWYNEAPPIRIQHLDEPIYCIAVEAEMDNKTWSHDIKLFLQKQEYPANASSQDKKTLRRLASQFFLNSDVLYKQNHDMVLLRCLDGYEADMLIKKIHEGSFGTHANGHTMAKKILRAGYYWLTMESDSFKYVTNSKSMRIKCMFHLLS, encoded by the coding sequence atggaaattctccAACAAGAAGGACATGGGATCGAGGCTATTATAACTTCTCCAACAGGTTATcacattccatttacagctagGTTATGTTTCACCTGCACCAACAACATGTCAGAGTATGAATCATGCATCCTAGGACTCGATGATGCCATCGATTTAAGAATCAAGATCTTAGAAGTATATAGGGATTCTGCTCTCGTCATTAATAAAATCAAGGGAGAATACGGAACACATAATGCTAAGCTAATCAGGTATCGGTACCACGTCCGAAAGATGATCACCTACTTTGATGAGATTACTTTCCACTATATCCCTCAAGAAGAAAATCAGCTAGCAGATGCCTTAGCTACTTTATCATCCAGGTTTAAAGTCAAATGGTACAACGAAGCACCTCCTATAAGGATTCAACATTTGGATGAACCAATATACTGCATAGCAGTGGAAGCAGAAATGGATAATAAAACTTGGTCTCACGACATCAAATTGTTCTTACAGAAACAGGAGTATCCCGCAAACGCTTCAAGCCAAGATAAGAAAACACTTAGAAGATTAGCATCTCAATTTTTCCTCAATAGTGACGTGCTCTACAAACAAAACCAcgacatggtcttactcagatgcCTAGATGGATACGAAGCAGACATGCTTATCAAAAAGATTCACGAGGGATCCTTTGGCACTCACGCTAATGGACACACCATGGCTAAGAAAATTCTCAGAGCAGGGTACTACTGGTTGACTATGGAGTCTGATAGTTTCAAATATGTCACAAATTCTaaatctatgcggataaagtGCATGTTCCACCTACTCTCATAA